One Antedon mediterranea chromosome 1, ecAntMedi1.1, whole genome shotgun sequence genomic window, GCTTTCTCTCAAGTGCATATGTGACAGCCAACGCTTCACCTTCAACTGGAGCATATCGTGATTCGGCTGAGCTTGTAAATCGACTACCAACTAGCGTGATCTTCCAACCTGTACTGCAGCAGAATGGTATGGTAGATGGACATTCGCAATGCTTCTGAAGCAGCCAGAATCCGATACCCGTCTTGGACCAATCTGTAGCAAGACATGTAGGTCGCATATTGTTGAATATTCTAACACCTTCCTCGATCTCACTGACTATAATGAGTTTGGATTCTTCAAATATATGTTGTAGGTTATTGTTCCATTCAAATGGTGTCCCAGGTTTCAACAGTTGTCGAAACGGTATCATTCGATCAGCTACAGAAAAAGCATAGGCAACTTGATTTACCAAACCAAACCAAGATCGTATGTCAGATATATTCTTCGGTATAGGAAATTCCATTATCGCATCCAAGTATTTTTTACATGGACGGACAGATGTTGGTGATATCTGAAATCCGGCAAATTCTACTGTATCTTGTCCAAATGTGAACTTGGATGGGTTCAGTGTTATACCGTTTTTACCGCAAACATCTAGCCATTTCGCTGCATGGAAGAAGCTGTGTTCCAAATTATCTGACCATAGGATGGCATCATCGACACACTTTGTTTTATCCGGAATGTCAGACACAATTTCATCGTACCTTTGTGTATAACCATCACCTGAAGCTATGTAACCTTGTGGTGCGACGCAGTAGCGACACCTTCCCCATGGAGTGATGAAAGTTGTAAAGTGTCGATCTTCCTGCAGTATGGGGATGCTGTGGTAGCCATTCCATGCGTCAAATacagttttctttttatttgcaGGCACTAAGCGTGCTTGTTGAAACGGTGACTGTGTATGGTGGGTCTCTCGTGTAGCATGTGTATTCAATGACTGTAAATCAACTGTGCGTCTTGGCTTACAATTCTTCTTAGCGCATATGACCATACGATGACACCAAGTGACTGGTTCACCAACTGGAACAGGTTCAATAACCCCAAGTCGGACGTCTTGATCTATGCCAGCCTTAACCGCTTCTCGCCAGTGGAGAGGAACTGGGACTGGAGTGTGATGTGCCACAGGTTTGGCCTCGGGATCAATCATCAACTTCATAGGCTTAACCTTCATAAGAGGCAGTGGTTGGTGTTCGCAGACATTGAAGGTGCTTGATGCATAATACTCTAACAGAAAGTTTTCAAGCCTTTGTCTATTCCCGTCTGTAGCCTCACAGGGCAGTTTGTTTGGCATAGGTGGTGGTGCTTTTCTGAGTGGACACTTGCACGTGATAGTCTCAAGTTCCTGGGCGGAGAGGGTTGTCGTAATCGGCACCGACCTAGACGTTTCACCTATCATTGGGAGACTATACCGAGTGCTATACATGTCGCACGACTAAGGAATATTTTTTCTGAGCTTTCGGTGATATACGTAACTTGTCTAGTTGTGACAGTCTTACCAAGTTTGTCCACACCACTATATCCAAGGATGGCGGCACCAAGTATCGTGATTCCACCCTTATTTGCAGCTTTCATTTTCATCGAGACTGGTAGGAGCTGAGTTACTTTCATCTGCAGCCGACGTAAAATATCAGTACCAGCTAAGCAACTTTGACAACCAGTATCAGCCATGACCAAGGCTTCAATTTTTGGAGTACTTTGTGCGAGGTTATACCCCAGTGCTTGATAGTCCTCTGGTAAGGCTTGTACCATAAATGTGGTGAATGGATGTGGTCCTGCTTTCTTTCGAATCCAAGTGTCATTCAAGCCATCATATATGTGATGGTCAAGAGCAAGAGGCCGAGCAACGACCATATCTGCATGAAATGTTGTACACAACGCTGTGGTACTGTTAGCATCACCTTTCCTTGACGAAGATCGACATACCTGCCTGCGCATTGTTAGCCTGTTGCTTTTGCAGTTGTCGATATGAGCTGCTGGCCGATGCTCCTGTAGTTGTAAGATGAGACGAAGAGCGCTTACCAGCTTCTTTTGCCTCAATATACGAAATGACAGCTTCCAATGTCATATCTTGGTTGCGCTCCCCAAGTAGGTCAAGCTGAATCTCCTGATCTGCCAGGCCACGTACCAAAACATCTTTCACCATCTCATCCGAATAATAGATATCGGTCTGGCAGTTCGTACACTTTACAGTGGATTTGCAAACAGACGACTGTCCACGAACACGTGCAGCAAACGACCGTATAATCTCATCTCGATCTTGACTCATGTCTTGGAGAGTTACACGGCCAACCATGCGATTCTCCTCTCTAACAGCCAACTTTCTCATTCCAGCGAGGATATCTGCTTCGGGCTTTGTAGTTAATACACCTGTGGTTGATCGGATCAGGTCCTTCCTTAGCTGATCATCGCAGCATTCCAGCAGCTGGACGTTTCTTTCCTTTCCAGTGATTTTGGTAGCTTCAGCATACTCATTCCACCTTGACAGGAAGTAGTCCCACTCCTCGCTGGTGCCTGCTGATGATATCGATGGCCGTTTAACCCGTTCAACCTTAGTCTGGTTCGAAGCAGAGTGTGAGCTGGCATGTGCAGTGAGCAGTGCAGCAACTATGGCAtctcctaggcctagtctaaatAGGCCCCTGTCAAATGTGTTGTGGGTCACTACTCCCCTACTACTAGGGTagtattactaggcctaccCGGTGTAGCTgtggctagtagtaggcctagttttagtGAGTAGAGAGAATAGTTTAACTGGTCGTGGATGTAAgggatttttatattttacaatacaattacaaGTCACATACAAACAATAAATGTTGATGAGATTCAATTCCAGGCCTAATTCTACTACTGGCTAAGCTTGGAAGCCTAGTTAGTAAACTACAGTAGTacgtagtagtagtaggctagcctagtgaAACATTTATTAACCATGCaacaacaaatttatttacACTGTAGTAACATTATATTCACATTCCATGTACCAGTCCATATATATTCATAATACATAATGATACAATATAACTATTTTTGTtcaggcctaggccctagtagtacTGGAAAACGAAGAAATGGTATGCTATTGTTAGAAATGTGAAAAACAATTGGTGTTTGGTAAGTcattttttctattaaaaaacacTTTATTGTTTTACAGCACACATTAAATTTAAGTATACTAATATATAAAACCATAACCAATTCtgtccttttttttaaatggctatttaattgcaaaaatgaaaaatattgattttaataataatcaacaaattgaattgaaatttatcaAGACATTTTTTGTCTTACATCATACAGTACGGCAAactataaaattgaaaatttggaataaaatactgtagtataatttgtttttaaatggttttttttaaattgttcttcACATTTGGGTTTTGAAACTGAACTTGTGAAAGAGGAAGTAAAATTGAATCCAACAGTACCAAGTATGATGAGCGTGTATACCAGATCATCAAATTAAAGCCCTGaggtaaattttattttcttgtttaaTCACATatgtatgtacaatattttacacatCCCCATGTTTTCATTCTTTATTCAGTCTTCTGATTTTCTGGATTTCTTGATTGGTATTTGTACCTGCTGTATTTCTGGAGAGGTAAATGTCAGATGGGATTTCATTATAGACATTAGCTGATCAAGATTATTTCTTATACAATGAACTGCCCTTTTCCGTCTGTTGAACTCTGAGTGGATTAATTCTCCACCTTGTTCTGCAAGTAGGCCGATGCCCACCTTCCATCGACGCATAAATGGTACAGAGTGATGCTCCAACATGGGGAGTTTCGGCTGTACCACACACCGGGGGAAATCTTTCTGTATTCTACAGAGAATGACTTTATTGCATGTTCTATAttgaagaaattaaaaattattaagagTTATTCTTATGTATATCTACTGTTATTCTTGATGGTTGCAATACCCCTTTTCATGCTTTTAAACATGATTTTGCACAAAAATCTCATTGTATAATgcactactgtattattttttattttggacTTACCATATGCATCAATTTCAGGATCATCAATGAATCGTGTATGGTTGATGCATGCATGAACTTGACTAAACAGTTTAAATGGTGGCGTAAATGACTGTCTTATCTTCGACAGTTTTGTCGCTAGAATGGTTGTGTGTTTGTCTTTGCAATGATGCATCTGTTGCTTCAATACAATTTCCAATCCATCCATTAACTTGTCTATAATGTTAAACTGAGAAAAGAATGGTATTTTTGAGTGTTGGACAATTTGTGTGCAAGAGAGTTATTCATCTTTATGTCAatttaattaggttatatgcatgatatgcatataacctcttgattctgtcagaatctttatttatttctttatttatttatttatttatttatttattctttccttagcactatttgtccgttaattatcttgatatcagtttcatctaactaagtaaatttttcagagtatattccttatggccaggaatcgatgtggttatgttttcacggtgcgcaatcaaacattacgcggtctacgcgcgatttaacgaaatcacgtttgtaatcatatcttcacaagcatgaatcacttttaaacaaaatttggtactcataaatttcaggtcatatttcatcatatggcaatacaattacgtgcgtagcgcatataacgcatgcgtacgcgcgcttaaaatgttcaaaattgtcagaatttattttcgatgaaattagagtacgtttcaggcaattttaagcgtttaaaaattgccatgagtgcgcagatttttgcacgcgcactgcgcgtcaaacgttaatgcgcactgtttgtatccgattactgttgtataacctttctttaataatatcatcatattttattcacttttcaacgcgaaacagcgttatacgagcacgtcaaaagtgacgggctacgcacgtgtaagttaacaaaatggtgaaaatatgctaaattttaaaattaatatatatcgttagaatgctcgggaacacctattttttatttaattttcttgaagtgtatgtatcatatgtatgatttattatgaaattagaagaacaaaagttgattaagtcatcattaatggcatattaaatttaacaaaattaatttcgacaatcaaacaaattataacattttcttaggccaaaataacaaacttaacgttaactttcttccttaagaagttcatatattaaagttaaaagtatatagtttgacagtgcatcattttttttaatttttaaagatgtcatcatagtaaaacattataattcattgcggtatgtaataatctatctgcaccaaagtggttactgcatagtaaatacacggaggaatctttccataacttttagtcagttgtgtatggctcggtggtctttgctcgcgtctatagcattcaagtaccgagatcgagtctcaccttgggaaacgaaacaaaataagtttttttttattatccgtattgtttgttcaaatttatttcttagtgtatagattatacacatgatttataatgaaatctagataaaaattaacttatgtctttattattatgtaacaacaaatgtggtttatgacattatacgcatatggatctttgatcggattgtgataccggctatggtgttcgcgttagcaaggtcctatcatatattataaataattaaagattctgagaaaatcaatcaatcaatatatcttttaaaaatcaattatctttatttaaatcaatgcatataacctataattcgtcatagtgacgaattaaatctagtttgtaATTAGATATTCATAATTTCTTTAATTAAGAGACTTTGACCATTTTAGTACTTACTTTGCATGCTCTATACACATGATTGCCAACAAAACTTTTCCTGTGATATTGTTGTCGGGGAATTTTGTTTGCTGTTAAAATGTTGTCCATTTCTGTACATAATGATCCGGTTGCATATTTGATTTCTTCATATATAGTAGATTGCTGAAACACAAATACATATTTTGCTTTTAGTGATTATTTCTAATTGAATAGTTTagtaaactaaaaaataaaattaactaacCAAGTCTTTAACACTTTGTTCTTTCagatatattttgttggtgatttcaGAAATTTCGTTAGCATCATTGTGCTTCACTAGTGACAGAGAGAGTGTATTTCTCAGTTCATCAAGCTCCTCATTTACAGAACTGATTTTTTGTGTACATGAACTTCGTTTTGATGCTGCTTGCAAAATTGTCTTCTCAAAGTCTGGCAGGTTACTACCTAATGATATTAAGTTAATTTATAGTGATCATGAATTGGAAATTTTTCTGGaaaaatgtcaacattttattagaaaaaaaaagtttttaccAATCTGAATAGCAGCATCCTGTCTCATATTAAATATGATGAGATCTAAGTTATGGACTTCTTTTTCAAGTTGATCATACATCTTCTTAAAGAGACCTAGCGAGATATGAAGTGCTGGAATTGATACCtagaaaatattaattttgtaatacaTGGAATTATATAATGGAGAATAAAGGTAATACATGTTAATGTTATGATACTAATAATTCTGAAATTACAATTTGgtgaaataaacataacaaacaaaaaaaacataaacaaaatgtacTCACCATTTGGCCCAATCAATCCATATAACCGGCAAAGGAAGTCATAATCCCCAAACACGAACAATCTGATTTTGTGggttctgaaaaaaaattacttttatatATTAGACACAAAATTAACTATCTGTCATGTAAATCATTGGCAAATTACATGATAGTAGTTTATTCTTCTTTATACAGTagggtttaaaaaaatataaatcatggTTTGATGATTGCATTAACTTACTGTTGTGTTGTTGGGGAAGTCCACTGACATCCTTCCAACTCCATTATTTCATCTAATATAAGGTCTAGTCCCTTCTCGATATTGACTGTCAAGTCTGGAGCCTCAAAGACAAGTACAACCATTATGTTGTACAAAGCATTTGGTTTCTCCAAACAACAAAGTTGGAGCTCGAATTTCGTTGAATTCCCACCCTTGTCCCcaccaaattaaaaaaaaatatcaccaTCATGGTAGTGCAACGGTTGTTCTgacctaaataaataattgtataagtGAGAAATTTGGCATCTAAAATTGTATAAAGGTTACATAaagatataatacagtacaattgtTAACcataatagaataataatgaaataaagttgaacTTACATGTCATACTGATTTAAGTAGTCGAACACCAACTGTTTTATGTTTGTCAACCTAACAACagggggtattgctaaaccctgcaaacccccgcaaacctccaaaaaaacatagcaaaccccatcgaaccaacataaaagtgattgaatcatgtagtgtacaacgtatatccatgtaaacaaaatattacatttttactgttaactaattatttttggggtgaaacatcattttattggtcaaaaatgattgttaaaccctgcaaacctcccaaaaaatatagcaaaccccactgaaccaacataaaagtgattgaatcatgtagtgtacaactcactaggtatatccatgtaaaaaaaatattaaatctactgttaactacttatttttggggtaaaacatcattttttggtcaaaaattattgctaatttttaaccaaaaaatgatgttttatcccccaaaaagtagttaacagtagaaattttataatttatatacccagtgggtcgtacactacattatttaatcacttttatgttggttcggtggggtttgctatagttttttggaggtttgcggggtttagcaatcatttttgaccaaaaaaatgatgttttaccccaaaaataagttgttaacagtagaactttaattttttttaacattaatatacacagtgggttgtacactacatgattcaatcacttttggCGTTACAACTCTGTTGATCCCCGTAACTTTAACGatcaacaataaaaaatgtccGGAAATCATGATATTCTATCCCTCTATCCGCCAAAAACAGAATTTAAATCTTACCCGCCCTTGCGTTTTTAAAGACATTTGCCCATTTGTCACATCTTTGTGTACCAGTTTATGAGTCAATTTTGTCAGTTCTGTAGGGTACACATTACTTGCAGCTGTAGTTTCTTCAATTTGATGCACAGCATTTTGAATAGTCATAAATtgcacaaaccaacagtggtgttggtagtctggAAGGGGTGTCCATATTGGGAATAATGGCATATGTAGAGTCTATACAGGTAGGGATCTCACGAAATAGACGCCTGTTCTTTGTCGGTCTTGCAACTATGGTCTACTGTTCCCATTAAACATAACTCTTCCTTGCATATGCGACATGTAAGTGAAACAGAAGTTAATGAATGTTCTAAAATTGTTGGAATTTTGATCagattatctttattaaaattgaaGCCGCAAATAAAACATGGAATTGATGGTTTCAAAAGggcattaaataatttattgacaCAGAAGGTACAAAAGAAATGGGAACAGGGTGTCTGGATGCTATCAAGTGACAACAGGTTGTTGCAAATATTGCACTGATAGATTTCATCAACttggttaaaaattacaaactgCCGACTGACTGCAGGAAGTGGAGTGATATCTTTCGAAAATATACCACTCTTGCTTCTTAGATTAGAAGGCTTCGGTCTTGGGCCTGGTCTTTGCTAATTTGTATACAAGTAACAGGTTACACAATGATTTTCGCTATGCGATTGAAACTGAAAAGGTGTCAAAATATGTCCCTTACAAAATTTGGAATGGCAGGTTGAACATAGTGCTTTGGGAAGATTAATATTTTCAACATCAAATGATTGTGGTGtgattttcatattttctaaattatatCTTTCATCATTACGTTTAATTTTTTTCCCACAACAGAAACATATTGACGACAGCGCCTTTCCGTGAAACTCCATGTTctgcaaaacaaaaaaatgttgatatagtCTTTGGCCTACAGTAATAGGCTATACAATGGTacatattcaaaatgtataggcctacctcagtataataaatattaccaGCCTACTTGcaacatacaaaataatttataaacatataGATAGATATATGAGAAAATTAACACTTTCAACTTTCGACAAGGTAGACTACAAAATAACTTGACAATCAATTCCTAGGCCTAGAGTTTAGGCCAGCATATTAGGTACGCTCGGCGCGGTCATCCCCGCGCCTCTAATTCGTGTGTAGCCAACCGTTACACAGTTCGTTCGGAAAGAGAGGTGTACATTCGGCcgatttattcaatttttttaccGTCACCTTTTTACCTTTCCTAAacctatttatttatataatattgatttatcaCATAGATTAGTAAATATAGTATTACTTAATAATTAAGATTGCAAACAAAATAAGTACAGATTCAAGGATAATTTTATTAACTTACGTTGTTTACAACTATGTGGCGCTGTTCATCGTTGTTATTGTTTTACTTccgtatataggcctagcctaggcctagtcgttgatttattaaaaaaaatacactttataataatttatttaatatttcaccCTAAATCTTAGGTAGaatgattattttataataacatgTATGAATACGctaatcaaaatgtttatatatgatGTTTACACTTCGACGATAAAAGTGTTATCATAATCGCCGATTTCGTTGACAATGTAAATAGAATTCAAGGCTCGCGCGGTTTCCGTAATCACTCTGTGAACGTCGTCTGCTACCACCCTCCTCCGTCTCTGAGGGCGCTTTCAGAAAAATTATGCATAGCGCGGGAACAGCTGTGGCCTAACTATAGCAAGTGGCGGTTTGGCATGAATGAGTATAAagactaaagtaggcctagctaggcataacctaacaaatttataaaaatccTGGCTAGGTCTACTCAGTACTTACCTTCAGCCTCAGGTAGTcttttgacaaaattataaattattatttggcTTTCAAGGACGCTGTCTGCTGGCTATAAAAACGTGAGAAATGCGCTAATCTCTCGACCACACAATCGATTGTTGTTGATCGATGATGATCTGTCAACATACCACAAGAAACTGACAAttacagagccatatataaagagttacgacattgaaaattagaagccatttttgtgtcaaagaattcgcacgctgagggcgcgcgcgtctcttttgtatagcgttttcctatagttcatgcattatttttagatttttttgtctatgaaataacgctttatattccgtttttattttagtaattaattttattaatggtattaatttggtaacatatatatattgtgtctataataacaaaagaataaatgctagggcctacatgcaagtcaggatacatcaaagcatgaaccaatacaaaaacacacaaattcacccctctttttatacagtatatggctctctgtgtgtttttgacaccgcaaactttcagagactcgttcatcatttcatttgtaataatttgcctttattattttaatattgttcataccctattcaatatattaacaaatatatccacgacactttattattttatttagtcatcaaagcatgcattatgaattgaaaatattacataattgttattaatgggacgtagttatgggatgttttgttccaaaatcaatcaatcgaacgttataatgtactagagcacgcgcgcgcaatattctttggcgcaagtacttctgtacgctgtgcacatcgatatttcaccgtaaaatgtgcaattacatttttttaaatataagaaaaagtttaaagtattttgttgctcctatactttacatgcattaatgcagacaagtttgacacattttgatctgcatatcacgtgactataatccaatgtcgtaactctttatacaTATGGCTCTGGACAATTATATGCAACAACGCCCTCTAAAATTGCACTAACGAGATCAAAGATTTAAACACGCGTACCGCCATCACACCACCACCGCCCACTTTTACGTCACACGCGCTATGACTGTTACGGATGGGTGACTGcataaaaaacatgaacaatgaaggtgaatcaaatcagactttaaataggccattttgcagttttaataaagtttaacaaaagaataattatttcacttataaaaagacaaaagaaacaattaattttaaacaaaaacattgtctTTGACTGAcaatttaagtaatttttacatttttacaggtaaataattttttttccgatccaatttttggtaaagTGAATAagaattatgtgacattaaaatggcatataaaaaaaattgaataataaaatttagGGGGGACATTATATCTTTAAAATCATGCATGTTATTTTGCACATCACTAAGCTTGGCTCTACGCACAGTaaaacaatatcaaactttaatttctttcaattttgttaaattttgttttcattatttgttaagaaactatttttattttaaataacattatataattactgataaataaaatatttttacaatatacaacgtacataattaataaatggatTTAATACGTGCCTTCTAGGCAAAAAATAAACAGTATAGCCTAATACCTAATAAGTACTGTACgtaactattatattaaacCTATGATTAAGTTAAGTTTATCTTATTGCACTCCACCCttacttttaatttgtttatgatACCAGGTACTACAAAATCAGTACCTTTTTATAATAaagtattacaaaatataatactattttatttaatgcAGATTAacttaaataatgtatttgttaatttcatcaccaccatttttaaatatgcaattatttgtttgttaaattgAAACCACTAAACCATGTTTTGTTCAATCACTATacgataaattatttttattttaaattaagggcatgtggcgcagtgtgttggaagttggattactgatcgtgagatcgtggTTCGAACTCTCGCCACATTGCTTGATCCTTAGGCAAGATCCTTTACTTACATTTGTGTCTCTCCACCCAGATATATAAAATGGATACCGTTACACCAAGACATAACTTTGCGCTGATttctagctgcattatgggagtatgtttccatacatgtttgataaaaaaaatgaccggggtaataatgtgcagcggCGCAGtcagagcttgcttatatgcgctatataagaatgaactattattattattattataaattagaaAACAATCAACTATTTACTAAAACTCAAACCATTTGGCGTTTTGCcaaatgaaacttggttattgTTTGAACTGTGTCGCCTCAAGTCTGTGTTTGTGTTTGTAACCGTGCCATTTCCATGCGAAGTGGATGAAAAGTCCGACACTTTTTTAGAAGCGGCAAAAGAACTGTTCCTACGATCACTGGAATACCAAGTACTACTTCTGGTTCCTCGGAAAGTCGACGATAGCGATTTAAAACGTCTCCTGGTCTGGCCTGTCCATTGCCTATACTGACGTTTCCAATATTTACGAACATCTCTACTTCTCAAACAATACATGACAAATATAAAGAAACCTTGAAGAGAATTCAGGATACAGAAGAGTATCTGGATCATCGTAGAGGCCGTACCGATTGCAAAGAACCCAATAAGCCACGTCATTCCCATCACTACAGATATACAAACTGCGTTCTGCAGTAGTTGCATgcctttattttttttctgagTTTGGTGAGCTTGTTTTGATACTTTGCCCAGTTTACTTAGACTGTATAACACCATCACAAATATTACCACGTTAAAGATCAATAGGATTGCTATGGGTATTGCTACGCTGTAATACATGCGGGTTAGAACAAGGAAACAACTGCAACGAAACAAAAACAACTAATAACATTAATGAAAATAGTGAAAACATTtcagaaagaagaagaaaatgttttcacaacTAATAACATGTATTATGAAACCAGAAATGGCTGATTCAGCAGACAAggcctaaaaatggtaaaatgtaAGTGCTGAACTGAGCCTAATGTCCTTttgcattttaaatttcaacatTTGGGAATTAATTTGTAGTAATTTTGGGGTTTAAATAATTCAGAAATGATTCACTTACTAGTTGTCTGTATTTGCATAATTATCGACATCAATTGCTATAGTTACAACAACAATCACAACTGGTATGCCTGTAAAATAAAGATTATAACATGAATGTCATCATTATGTTCAGATGGTACTGTAATAATGATGTCATT contains:
- the LOC140039350 gene encoding uncharacterized protein; translation: MRQDAAIQIGSNLPDFEKTILQAASKRSSCTQKISSVNEELDELRNTLSLSLVKHNDANEISEITNKIYLKEQSVKDLQSTIYEEIKYATGSLCTEMDNILTANKIPRQQYHRKSFVGNHVYRACKFNIIDKLMDGLEIVLKQQMHHCKDKHTTILATKLSKIRQSFTPPFKLFSQVHACINHTRFIDDPEIDAYEHAIKSFSVEYRKISPGVWYSRNSPCWSITLYHLCVDGRWASAYLQNKVEN